A stretch of DNA from Candidatus Methylomirabilota bacterium:
CGTCGCAGGCCCGGCCCAGGGCGCCGGCGCGACCGGTACCCGGTCGAGCGGTGGGGCGCCGGCCGGGCCGGGGACTGGGGTGGCGACTGCGCCGGGCGCGGTTACCGGGAGCGGCGCCGGTGGCCCCGGAGCGTCGGGCGCCTCCCCATCGCCAGGGTCGATGGCGGCCGCGGGCACCACTCTACCGGCTCTGCCCGCGCCCGGGGAGTACGTCGAGAATCCGGCCCTGACGGAGATTCACTTCGATTTCGACCGGTACGACCTTCGGCCGCAGGACAAGGCAGGGCTGGCCAGGAACGCGGAGTGGCTCAAAGCGCACGGCGGGGCGCTACTCCTGATCGAAGGGCATGCCGACGAGCGCGGCACGAACGAGTACAACCTCGCGCTGGGCGAACGCCGGGCAAAGGCCGCCCGCGACTACCTCGCCAGTCTCGGCATCGTCGGCAGCCGGGTCACTATCATCAGTTACGGAGAGGAGCGGCCCCTGTGTACCGAGCGTGACGAGAGCTGCTGGGCCAAGAACCGGCGCGCGCACTTTCTCGTCAAACCGTGAGGGCTGCGCTCACGCGCCCGCCAGGCTCCGGCACGTCCGCAGGCACCGGGTGCGAGCGGCGGGGTCACGCCGGGAGACCGTACCGCCGGTAGATGGCGACCATCTCCTCCTGGCACTTGCCGACCGCCTCGGCCGCGTCGATGCGATCGACCAGCACCTTCTGGAGCCACTTGACGACGATCGACTGGTTGACGATCTCGCCCAGGGCGACGTTGACCTTCCCCGGCCAGTACGTGGTGATCGTCCCCAGCGCGATGTCGATCAGGCCCCTGAAGGCCGGGCGCGACTTCCAGAACGGGTCCTTCGTCATCTCCGGGTAGACGGGCAGGTAGCGGCCGCCCGCTCCGAAGATCAGCTTGCTGTAGTTCTTCGGCTCGATCAGGTGGCGGATCAGGCCCTTGGCGATCTCCGGATAGGGCGAGAGCTTGAAGGCGGCCCAGTAGTCCGTGTACCCGTTCTTGAACCGCCCGGCCGGGCCCCCGGGGGCCGGGAACAATCCGGTCTTTTCCAGGAACGGGCTCTTGTTGTTGAGCAGGCTCGAGTAGATGCTCGGTGGGTTGAGCACGTAGGCGACCTGGCCGGACTCGTAGGCCTTGTTGTTGCCGGAATTGTCCCAGCTCAGGGTTCCTCGCGGGATGATCTTGTGCTTGTTGTACATGTCGTCGATCAGCCGGAAGGCCTGCACGGTGCCCGGCGAGTTGAACGCCGGCCGGCTCTCCTTGTCGACCAGCGCGCCGCCATAGGGCCAGACCACCGACATGACGTCGGCCAGGCTGTCGGACGGCGTCAGGCCGAGGGCCATCCCGTAGGCGTAGAACGGCGGCTTGGTGATCTTCTGTCCCGCCTCGATGAATTTCTCCCAGGTGTCGGGAAAGTCGGTGTAGCCGGCTTTCTCGAAGGCGTCCATCCGGGCGTGGCCCGCCTGGGGGTTCAGGCCGAACGGGGCCCCGTAGTATTGCCCGCTCTCTTCCGCGATGGGCAGGACGTTCGCGTTGACGCCGCCCGCCACCTTGCCCATGTCCTTCACGACGTCGGTGATCGGCAGGAGCTGCTTCTGGCTGATCAGCCGGGCCAGGTCCTCCTCGTTGAATCGCGTGACGTCGGGTGGGGCGCCCACCTCGAGGGCGGCGGCCATGCGCTTGGCGACCTCGCCCCCGGGTACCGTGAGGATCTGCAGCTCGTTGTCCTTCAGGCCGGCCTGCCGGGCGTACTCCCGCACCTGGCCCAGCATGATCTCGTCGGCGTCCTTGTTGAACAGCGGCTGCATCCAGAAGATGAGCTTCTGCTCCCGGGCCGCGAAGCTCTTCCGCGGCGGAAGCAGGTGAGTGGCGGCCGCCACGGTGGCCCCCAGCTTCAGCACGGTCCGGCGCGACATCGATCCCTGTGCCATGATGGCCTCCTTGCTCGGGTGGGGACAGACTATGCCTTGATGGCGCCGGTGGTCAACCCGGCGATGAGGAGTCGCTGGAAGACGAAGTAGACGACCAGGGGTGGGATGGCGCTCAGCAGGGTGGAGGCCATCATCGGACCCCAGAAGAAGACGTCCTCCACGATGAAGCTCGGGATACCGGTCGGGATCGTCCGCACGTTCACGTTACTGACGAAGACCGAGGCGTACAGGTACTCGTTCCAGGAGAGCGTGAAGGAGAAGAAGGCGACGACGGCGAGGGCGGGTAGCGTGACCGGAAACACGATGCGGAAGAGCACGCCCAGACGACTGCAGCCGTCGACCAGCCCCGCCTCCTCCAGCTCGATGGGGACGGACATGAAGTAGCCCATCAGCAGCCACGTACAGAAGGGCACGGTAAAGCCCAGGTAGACCCACACCAGGCCGGTCCGGGTGTCCTGCAGCCCGAGCGTCATCAGGATGCTCAAGAGGGGGATGAACAGCATCGAGGTCGGCATCAGGTACGTGTAGACGAGGCCCTGGGCGAGGACGGTCCGCCCGGGAAACCGAAGGCGCGTGAGGGCGTAGGCGCCGAGCGACGCGAACAGCAGGGAGAGCAGGGTCGTCGCCGACGAGACGACCAGGCTGTTGCGGAAGTAGAGCAGGTACGGCGTTTTCCGGAAGAGGAGCGCGAAATTCTCCAGGGTCGGCTCCTGGGGCCAGAGCGACAGACCCGCCCCGTAGATCTCGTTGGGGATCTTGAACGAGGTCGTCACCATCCAGTAGAGCGGTCCGAGCGTCCAGACGATGAGCGCCGCCAGGACCACGTAGGCGAGCCCGGAGGTCAGCCGGCCGGTGAGCGTCCGGCTCCGCGACCACGAGGGGCGCCGGGACCCGGTGGCAATCATGGGCTCCGCCGGAGCAGGCGGCGACTCAGCAGGACCACGACCGACACGAGCACCGGGAAGAAGACGATGTTCACCGCCGACCCGATCCCGAGCCGGCCGCTGACGATGGCGAAGTTGTAGGAGAAGTTGGGGACGATGTCGGTGCGGAAGGCCGGGGCGCCGTTGGTCAGGATGTGGACGGCCACCAGGCTGGTGGAGGTGAAGACGCTGGACAGCATGACGGTGACCATGAAGACGTTCTTCATGGACGGGATCGTGATGTGGCGAAAGCGCTGGAGGATGGTCGCGCCGTCCACCTCGGCCGCCTCGTAGAGCTCCTTGGGAATGGCCTGGAGCCCGGCCAGGAAGTGCATCGTGTAGAAGGGCGTCCCGTTCCAGACCACGACCGCGATGACGGCCCACATGGCCAGCCGCGGCTCGGCCAGCCAGGCCACCGGCTCGGTGAGGAGTCCCAGGCGGACGAGGACGACGTTGAGGAGCCCGTTGAACTCGTCGTAGACCCACAACCAGTTCAGCGAGGCCAGCACCGTCGGGATCGCCCAGGGCACGAACAGAATGGTGCGATAAAGGGCGTTGAAGGGGCGTTTCTCGGCGAGGACGAGGGCGGTCACCAGGCCGATGAGGAACTTCAGGACGACCGCGAAGAAGGTGTAGAAGAGCGTGTTGCAGAAGATCCGGGCGAAGTTCGGGTCGCGAGCCAGCTCCGCGTAGTTGGCCAGCCCCACGAACCGGCCGGGCAGGCCGGCGACCTTGGACTGGAGGCTGATCCAGAGGGCGGAGAGGAATGGGTAGACGACGACGCTGCCGAGGATGAGGACGGTGGGCAGGACGAAGGCGTAGGCCAGCGCCACCTCGCTGTGCGTGAGCCGCTCCCACGCCGAGGGTCGCGGCCAGGCCAGCGCGGGACGGCGAGCGGCGGCGTCGGCGGTGGGCGCCGTGGTGCCGGGGCGGCGCATGGGATCGGATCCGGTCCACTCGAACTGTTCCGCGAAGGGCGCGCTTTGTCAACGCCCCTCGCTCCGCCCGGCACGTGCGCGAGGCGTGGGGCACTCCCGGTTCTCGCCGCGACGGATCGGCGGCGGTCCGTCATCGCCGGCGGATGCCATACGTGAAGTGCGAGTTCGACCAGGCCGGATCCGTCACGATGGACGGCCAGAGCGCGTCCTGGTCCGACCTCAAGGAGGGGACGAAGGTCAGGGTCTCTACGAGGTCAAGGATGGCCGTAACGTCGTGAGCCGCATCGAAAGCGTCAAGTAGTCGGTCGACGACGCGGCGTCGAGACCCCCGCAGGGGTGACGCCTCCGGGCGTCACCCCTGTTCCTTCGCCCCGACGAGACGGATGGACGCCATGCGATTCCGGAAGCAGAGGCACCAGCAGGCCAAGCAGATGGCGGGGCCCTGAGGAGGAAAGTCGGCGCCAGAGGTCGTCTGTAAGCCGGGTTCTGTTCGTCAGCCGGAATCCCGGGCTGACGCGACGGTCATTCCTCTGGGCGACCGGTTACCCGGCCGCTCGAGCGGCCTGACCCGAGGGCCCCGGGCGGGCCACCCTTCACCTCCCCGAGGGGAGGCTTGCCCTCCTATTCGGCCTTGCACCGGGTGGGGTTTGCCGAGCCGGCCCGGTCACCCGGGCCGCTGGTGCGCTCTTACCGCACCGTTTCACCCTTACCCCGGCCCCCCGCGGGAGCCGGGGCGGTCTGCTTTCTGTGGCACTCTCCGTGGGGTTGCCCCCCCTGGATGTTATCCAGCACCCTGCCCTGTGGTGCCCGGACTTTCCTCCGGTCCCCAAAGGGACCGGCGACCGCCCGACGGCCTCTGGCGCCGACGAACCATTATACCGCGAGGCGCAGGAAGGAACCGTCGCGGCCCCTTCCGAGAACTCAGGGCTGGTAGTAGAGGATTCGCCCGCAGGACTCGCAGGGGAGGATCTGGCTCGACTGGCGGACCTCGTTGAAGCGCTGAGGAGTCAGGGAGATCCGGCATCCCGAGCACATACCGTTCTGGCCGACGATGGCCACGGCCAGCCCCCCGCGCCCCCGCAGGAGGCGCATGTAGTGCTGAAGGAGGTCTCGGGTGACGTCGCGGGCGAGGGACTCGCGCTCCGCGCGGACGCCAGCCAGATCGGTCTCCAGCGCCCGGAGCTCTTCGGTGGCGGCGGCCTCCTGGCGCTTGGACTCCTCCTCTTCCCGCCGGAGGCGCGCCTCGGCCTCGCCGATCTCGCGGGTCATGCGCTCCTGGGCCTCCATGAGGGCCAGGACCTCTTCCTCGATGCGCCCCTTCTCGACCTTCAGCGACTCGATCTCGGCGAGGACGGCCGAGTACTCCTTGTTGGTCTTGACCTCGTAGAGCCTCGCCTCGCACTTGGCCCGCTGGCTGGCCTGGTAGTCCAGCTCCTTCTCCTTGGCGCGGATTTCCTTGCGCCCGACATCGAGCTTGGCCCGCAGGGACTCGACGGTCGACTTCGCCCGCTCGTAGGCCTCTCGGATGGCCTTGACGCGGACCGGGATCGCCTCGAGCCTCCGCTCGAGACCGCTGATGCGGGTGTCGAGGGTCTGCAGGTCGTGAAGCCGCTGAAGATCGAGATTCATGTCAGATGGTGGGCCCACCCGGACTCGAACCAGGACCCGACCGGTTATGAGCCGGTGGCTCTGCCAGTTGAGCTATGGGCCCGCAATTGGCGATGCTAACAGATTTCCCGGAGCGACACAAATTCGGCTCGCCGAGTCGTGACTCCAGGGGCCGAGGACGACCCGGGGCGACGGGGCTCGGTGCCGCAGCGGTCACGATTCCAGGAAGCTCCTGAGCTTCTTCGACCGCGACGGGTGGCGCAGCTTGCGGAGGGCCTTGGCCTCGATCTGGCGGATCCGCTCGCGGGTCACCGCGAAGTCCTGTCCGACCTCCTCCAGCGTGTGCTCGCACCCGTCGGTGAGGCCGAAGCGCAGCCGGAGGACCTTCTCCTCGCGCGGCGTCAGCGTCGCCAGGACCTTGTTCGTCTGCTCCCGAAGGGAGAGCCCGATGATGGACTCCACCGGCGAGACGACCTGCTTGTCCTCGATGAAGTCGCCCAGGTGGCTGTCCTCCTCCTCGCCGATGGGCGTTTCCAGGCTGATCGGCTCCTGGGCGATCTTGAGGACCTTGCGCACCTTCTCCACGGGCACGTCCATCTTGACGGCGATCTCCTCGGGGGTCGGCTCGCGGCCCAGCTCCTGGACGAGCTGCCGGGAGGTCCGGATGAGCTTGTTGATCGTCTCGATCATGTGCACGGGAATCCGGATCGTCCGGGCCTGATCGGCGATGGCCCGGGTGATGGCCTGGCGGATCCACCAGGTGGCGTAGGTCGAGAACTTGTACCCACGGCGGTACTCGAACTTGTCCACGGCCTTCATGAGGCCGATGTTCCCTTCCTGGATGAGGTCGAGGAACTGGAGCCCGCGGTTGGTGTACTTCTTGGCGATGGAGATCACCAGCCGCAGGTTGGCCTCCACCATCTCCTTCTTGGCCTGGGCCGCCTTCTCCTCGCCGCCCCGGATCACCCGGACGATGCGCTTGAGCTCGTCCACCTTGGCCTCGCCGTCCGACTCGACCCGTTTGATCTTCCGCACCGCGTACCGCTTCCACCGCTCGCGGGGGGCCAGCCGGCGGTCGGCCGGGGTGTTCAGGAGGTCGAAGTCCTCGGCGTCGTCGAGCGAGGCGAAAAAGGCGTGGAACTCGTCCGGCTTCCCCTTCTCCGGATCGCCCCAGAGTCCGATCTCTCGCTCGGCCTTCTGAACCTTGGCCACCATCTGCTTGAGACGCTGGGCCAGCCGCTCGATGACGCCGGAGTTGAGGCCGATCTCCCGCAGGGTGGAGAAGATCCGCTCTTCCTTGGTCCGGACGGCGAGCTCCACCTTCTGGCGCCTCGTGTGGCGAGGGCCGTGCTTCTTCCGCTCGCGGTAGAGCGCCTGCGTCTCGCGCACCAGCCGGTCGACGAGGGCGAGGCCGGCCAGCACGTCACGGACCAGCTCGTCCTCCTTCTCCTCCACGAAGTCCTCGTCGGAGCTGTCGACGATGTCCCGCACCGCGATGCGGCCCTTCCGGAGGCCCTCCCGCAGCGCCTGGAACTCGCGCTTGGCGAGGTTCGTCCCCATGACGGCGCGGGTGACCTCTTCCTTGCCCTCCTCGATCCGCTTGGCGAGCGCGATCTCGCCCTCGCGCGTGAGGAGGGAGACGCGCCCCATCTCGCGGAGGTACATGCGGACCGGGTCCTCGGTGCGCCCGATGGGCCCGGGCGTGAGATCGATGGGCTCCCCGCTCTCACTGGCCGCGGGCTCTTCCCGCTCGTCGATGGCGTCCTCGATCTCGGCGGGGATCCGCGCGGCCTTGGCGGAGTCCACCACTTCGATGTCCATGGCGCCGAACATCATCATGATGTCGTCGAGCTGGTCCAGGGAGACCAGGTCCGAGGGAAGGGCATCGTTCACCTCGTCGTAGGTGACGTACCCTTTCTGCTTACCCATGGAGATCAGCTTGTCCAGCTCTTCGAGCTTGGGGTCGTCACTCATGGACGAACATCCTCCCTGAATTGGGATTTCGGCGCACTGGGGTCGGTCGAGAGCTCGCGGACCCGCCGCGCCTCGCCCTGGAGGGCCAGCTGCAGGTCCTCCACTCCGGTGCCACCGGCAGCCTGGACCTGGGCGATGGCTTGACTGATCTCGCGGATGCGACGCAGATGACGGCGACGCTCCAGGCGTCGCCGCAAGTCGTCGATGAGGGTCGCCACGGGATCGGGCCAGGTCCGCTCCTCGACCAGCAACCGGGACAGGAGCGCGCGCTCGGGCTCGCCCGGCAGCTGTTGCACCAGGGCCGCCGGACTGGCGTCCGGATGGGCCTCGAGGCCGACCAGGATCGCGCGGAGCGCGGCGTGGGCGAGGTCCTGCGGATTGGCCAGGGGGGCCAGCTCCGTGCGCGCCTCCGGAACCTGCACCAGCAGCTGGACCAGATCGCGCTCGAACGAGCCGGGCGGAGCCGGGGGCGCCCCGGGAGCGGCCGGCGGGACCGGACGTCGCACCGCCGCCCCGAGGCGCTGGGCCTGGTTCCACAGGTCGCTCGGGTCGATGCCGAGGCGGCGGGCGGCCTCGCGACCGAGCTCGATCGCCTCGTCGGCGTCCTGGACTTTGGAGAGCAGGAGCGCGATCCGCGCCACCCCCGTCGTCTTGCCCCGCGGGCTGGTGGTGTCTTCCTCCGCGAAGATCCGGTCGATCGCGAACAGGAGGAGGTTGCGGGCCGCCGCGCACCGCGCCTCGAAGGCCTCCCGCCCCTCCTGCCGCAGGAAGGTGTCGGGATCGTGCCCGGCGCTGAGCGTCGCCACCTTGAGGCGGAGCCCGCTCTTGGCCAGCGTGTTCGGCTTCCGGTCGAGCGCCCACCAGTGAGGGTCGGCCGAGTGCTCCAGGAGCTCTTCGGCCCGGCGGGCGGCGTCGATGCCGGCCCGGTCGGCGTCGAAGAAGAGCACGACCTCGTCCGCGTACCGCCGGAGGAGGCCGAGGTGGTGGGGCGTCAGCGCCGTCCCGAGGACCGCGACGGTCTCCCCGAAGCCGTGCTGGTGCGCCATCAGGCAGTCGATGTAGCCTTCGACCAGGAGCGCGCGCCGGGAGACCGCCATCCGCTCCCGCGCGAGATGGAGCGCGTAGAGGGTCTGACCCTTCTGGTAGAGGGGGGTCTCGGGGGAGTTGAGATACTTCGGCTCTTCGCCGCCGAGAGCGCGGCCGCCGAAGGCGATCACGCGCCCCTGGCTGTCGGCGATGGGGAAGATGAGCCGGCCACGGAACCGGTCGTAGTGACCGCTCCCGGTCTGGCGAACCAGGACGAGCCCGGCTCCCACCAGCGCGTCGGCGCCGAACCCCTCGGCGCGCGCCGCCGAGAGGAGGTGGTCCCACCCCTCGGGGGCGTAGCCGAGCCGAAACGTGCGCGCCACCTCGAGGGCGATGCCGCGCTCGGCCAGATACCCCCGCGCCCGCTGGGCGTCGTCCCTGTCCCAGAGCCACGTCTCGTATCGGTGCGCGGTCCACTCCACCAGGCGATAGAGCGCTTCGCGGGCGCCTGTCTCGGCCCGCGCCCCCGGCTCCGCGCGCGATGGGAGCGCGACCCCGGTCCGCTCGGCGAGGAGCCGCACGGCCTCGGGGAACTCGAGCCGGTCGTGCCGCTTGAGGAACTCGAAGGCGTCCCCGCCGGCGTGACAGCCGAAGCAGTGGAAGATGCCGAGCTTCGGGTTGACCGTGAACGAGGGCGTCTTCTCCTGATGGAAGGGACACAGGCCCTTCCAGCGCTCGCCGGCCCGCTTGAGGGGCACGTAGCTCCCGATGAGGTCCACGAGGTCGACGCGGGTCCGGATGTCATCGAGCACATCGGACGGCACCATCATGGGCGTCTCGCCTCGCCATCGCCCGACCCACCGCTCGGGTCTCGGCCCGGGAAGCTCATCAGTCGCGCCGACCTTCCACCAGCTCGACCACCGTGGCGCCGGCCCCGCCCTCCCCGGGCCTGCCCGCCCGGAAGGCGCTGACCAGGGGATGCGCGCGCAGGCACGCCTCGACGGCGCGCTTGAGCGCCCCCGTCCCCTTGCCATGGACGACGCGCACCGTGTCGTGGCCGGCCAGGACCGCGTCGTCCAGGAACTTCTCGACGGCGACGCGCGCCTCGTCGGTGGTCCACCCGAGCAGGTGGAGCTCGCGAGGCACGTCGTGCCGCTCGGGCACCGAGATGGCGGGTGTCCGGGCGCGGCCCCGGGCGGCCGGCGCCGACTCGACCTCGCTCCGCGGCACCCGGACGGTGAGGCTCCCGGCTTGCACCGTGACGAGGCCGGCGTCTTCGGCGACGATGCGGCCCCGGAGCCCGAGGCCCCGCAGGCGGACCTCGCCCGGCTCGGCGTCGACCCGCGAGGCCTCCGCGGGCTCGGTCGGCGGCGCCGGCAGCTCGGCCTCGGCGCTGCGGAGGCGATGGTAGGCTTCCTGCGCCCGCCGCCGCGTGGCCTCCTCGGTCTTCAGCCGGTCGAGCTCTTGCCCCACGCGTCGGCGCGCATCGCCGAGCAGGGCGCGCGCCTCGGCGTGAGCGCTCCGGCGCACGCCGGCTGCCTCCGCTTCGGCCTGGGCCAGGGCGCGCCGGGCGTGGTCGAGAGCCGCGGCCGCCTCGGCCTCGCGGCGCGCGGCATCGGCCACCCGGGTCTCGGCCTCGCGCTCGCGTGTCGCGAGGTCGGCCAGGAGCGTCTCGATGCGCCGGCTGGCCTCCGAGAGGTGCGCGCGCGAGCGCGCGATGACAGTCGACGGCAGGCCCAGCCGCTCGCCGATGGTCAGCGCGTAGCTCGGCCCGGGACGCCCGTACTCGAGGCGGAAGGTCGGCGCGAGCCGCTCGGCGTCGAAGGCGACGCTGGCGTTCTCGAGACGAGGCTCCAGCTGGGCGAAGACCTTCAACGGCTCCAGGTGAGTGGTGGCGATCACGCGGGCGCCCCGGTCGAGGAGTGCCTCGACGAGGGCCGCCCCGAGCGCCGCGCCCTCGGCGGGATCGGTGCCCGCCCCCAGCTCGTCGAGCAGCACGAGCGAGCGGGAGGTGGCGGCATCGAGGATGTCGCGCAGCTGGCGCACGAAGGAGGAAAAGGTCGAGAGGTTCTGGGCAAGGCTTTGGTCGTCCCCGATCACCGCGAAGACCCGATCGCAGAGCGGGAGGCGGCTGCCTGGCTCGACCGGCAGGTGACACCCCGCCTGGGCCATCAGGACGAGGAGCCCGGCCGTCTCCAGGGCCACTGTCTTGCCGCCGGCGTTGGGTCCGGTGATGAGGAGGCCGGGACGCTCGGCCGGCACTCGAACGTCCACGGGCACGACCGGGCTGCCCCCCTCCCACTGCTGCAGGACGAGCAGGGGATGCCGGGCCCCCCGCAGGTCGAGGTCGCCGCCGTCCTGGACCTCGGGCGCGGTGGCGCCGAGCCGCTCGGCGAGACCCGCCCGCGCGAACGCGAGGTCGACCGTGGCGAGCCCCTCGACGGTCAGGTCGAGCTCACCGAGGTGGCGGCACACCCGACGCGTGAGCTCGCGCAGGAGCCGCGCCTCCTCGTCGCGCTCCTCGAGGCCGCGCTGGGTGAGCTGGTTGTTCAGCTCGATGACCTCCTCGGGCTCGATGAAGAGGGTCGCCCCGCTCCCGGAGCGATCGTGGACGATGCCGCGGATCGCTCGCCGGGCGTCACCGCGGACCGGCAGCACGTACCGGCCGTTGCGGACGGTGATGTACCGCTCCTGGAGCGCCGGGGCCACGGTCGGCCGATCGAGGAGCCCTTCGAGCCGGGCCTGGAGCTCGGCCCGGAGCGTGGCGATCTGGCGCCGGATGGTCCGCAGCCGCGGGCTGGCGCGGTCGAGCAGACGGCCCTCGGCATCGAGGTCGTGGGCGAGCGCGGCCGCCAGGTCGGGACAGGCCGGAACCCGCCGGCACCGCTCACTGATGGTCGGGGCGACGTGGGCGACACGCCGGCCGTAGTCATGGAGGCGCTCGGCGGCGGCGAGGGTCCGTCCGAGGGCGACGAGCGCGGCGCCCTCGAGCGCGGCGCCGTCGGGAGCCGCCTCGGCCAGCGCGGGCCGGATGTCGCTCACCCCGTCCCACGGAGGGTCGCCCTCGCAGGTGAGGGCGGCTCGCGTCTCTCCGGTTTCCTGAAGGGCGGCCTGGATGACCGTCAGCGTGTCACTCGGCGCGAGCACCAGCGCGCGCTCGCGCCCGAGGGGGGTCACAGCGAAGCGGGCCAGAAACGCGCGAAATGCCTCCCAGCCGAGAACGTCCCCGGGGGTCAACTCCACCTCGACGGGCGCGAGCTCAGTCCGAGTATCGCTCCCGCCGCTTGGCTTTCTTGCGTGCCGCCAGCGCCTTGCGCTTCCGCCGAACGCTGGGCTTCTCGTAGTGCTGGCGCTTCTTGAGCTCGGAGAGAAGGCCGGCCTTCTCGCACTGCTTCTTGAAGCGTTTGAGCGCGCTCTCGAAGGACTCGTCTGGTTCTACGATGACCTTCGTCAACTCGCGGTTCCCCCCTTCCCTCCGACGCTCGACCGGATAAACGTTTAGTTTATACCACAATCCCCCCACCCTGTCCATTGCGGGACACCCGGATCTCAGCCCTTGGTGGGAAAGCCTCTCGGCGAAGGGGGCGCGCCCTCATGCGT
This window harbors:
- the pal gene encoding peptidoglycan-associated lipoprotein Pal, coding for MAAAGTTLPALPAPGEYVENPALTEIHFDFDRYDLRPQDKAGLARNAEWLKAHGGALLLIEGHADERGTNEYNLALGERRAKAARDYLASLGIVGSRVTIISYGEERPLCTERDESCWAKNRRAHFLVKP
- a CDS encoding extracellular solute-binding protein, coding for MAQGSMSRRTVLKLGATVAAATHLLPPRKSFAAREQKLIFWMQPLFNKDADEIMLGQVREYARQAGLKDNELQILTVPGGEVAKRMAAALEVGAPPDVTRFNEEDLARLISQKQLLPITDVVKDMGKVAGGVNANVLPIAEESGQYYGAPFGLNPQAGHARMDAFEKAGYTDFPDTWEKFIEAGQKITKPPFYAYGMALGLTPSDSLADVMSVVWPYGGALVDKESRPAFNSPGTVQAFRLIDDMYNKHKIIPRGTLSWDNSGNNKAYESGQVAYVLNPPSIYSSLLNNKSPFLEKTGLFPAPGGPAGRFKNGYTDYWAAFKLSPYPEIAKGLIRHLIEPKNYSKLIFGAGGRYLPVYPEMTKDPFWKSRPAFRGLIDIALGTITTYWPGKVNVALGEIVNQSIVVKWLQKVLVDRIDAAEAVGKCQEEMVAIYRRYGLPA
- a CDS encoding carbohydrate ABC transporter permease, with translation MIATGSRRPSWSRSRTLTGRLTSGLAYVVLAALIVWTLGPLYWMVTTSFKIPNEIYGAGLSLWPQEPTLENFALLFRKTPYLLYFRNSLVVSSATTLLSLLFASLGAYALTRLRFPGRTVLAQGLVYTYLMPTSMLFIPLLSILMTLGLQDTRTGLVWVYLGFTVPFCTWLLMGYFMSVPIELEEAGLVDGCSRLGVLFRIVFPVTLPALAVVAFFSFTLSWNEYLYASVFVSNVNVRTIPTGIPSFIVEDVFFWGPMMASTLLSAIPPLVVYFVFQRLLIAGLTTGAIKA
- a CDS encoding sugar ABC transporter permease, whose amino-acid sequence is MRRPGTTAPTADAAARRPALAWPRPSAWERLTHSEVALAYAFVLPTVLILGSVVVYPFLSALWISLQSKVAGLPGRFVGLANYAELARDPNFARIFCNTLFYTFFAVVLKFLIGLVTALVLAEKRPFNALYRTILFVPWAIPTVLASLNWLWVYDEFNGLLNVVLVRLGLLTEPVAWLAEPRLAMWAVIAVVVWNGTPFYTMHFLAGLQAIPKELYEAAEVDGATILQRFRHITIPSMKNVFMVTVMLSSVFTSTSLVAVHILTNGAPAFRTDIVPNFSYNFAIVSGRLGIGSAVNIVFFPVLVSVVVLLSRRLLRRSP
- a CDS encoding C4-type zinc ribbon domain-containing protein, with the protein product MNLDLQRLHDLQTLDTRISGLERRLEAIPVRVKAIREAYERAKSTVESLRAKLDVGRKEIRAKEKELDYQASQRAKCEARLYEVKTNKEYSAVLAEIESLKVEKGRIEEEVLALMEAQERMTREIGEAEARLRREEEESKRQEAAATEELRALETDLAGVRAERESLARDVTRDLLQHYMRLLRGRGGLAVAIVGQNGMCSGCRISLTPQRFNEVRQSSQILPCESCGRILYYQP
- the rpoD gene encoding RNA polymerase sigma factor RpoD, with protein sequence MSDDPKLEELDKLISMGKQKGYVTYDEVNDALPSDLVSLDQLDDIMMMFGAMDIEVVDSAKAARIPAEIEDAIDEREEPAASESGEPIDLTPGPIGRTEDPVRMYLREMGRVSLLTREGEIALAKRIEEGKEEVTRAVMGTNLAKREFQALREGLRKGRIAVRDIVDSSDEDFVEEKEDELVRDVLAGLALVDRLVRETQALYRERKKHGPRHTRRQKVELAVRTKEERIFSTLREIGLNSGVIERLAQRLKQMVAKVQKAEREIGLWGDPEKGKPDEFHAFFASLDDAEDFDLLNTPADRRLAPRERWKRYAVRKIKRVESDGEAKVDELKRIVRVIRGGEEKAAQAKKEMVEANLRLVISIAKKYTNRGLQFLDLIQEGNIGLMKAVDKFEYRRGYKFSTYATWWIRQAITRAIADQARTIRIPVHMIETINKLIRTSRQLVQELGREPTPEEIAVKMDVPVEKVRKVLKIAQEPISLETPIGEEEDSHLGDFIEDKQVVSPVESIIGLSLREQTNKVLATLTPREEKVLRLRFGLTDGCEHTLEEVGQDFAVTRERIRQIEAKALRKLRHPSRSKKLRSFLES
- the dnaG gene encoding DNA primase — its product is MMVPSDVLDDIRTRVDLVDLIGSYVPLKRAGERWKGLCPFHQEKTPSFTVNPKLGIFHCFGCHAGGDAFEFLKRHDRLEFPEAVRLLAERTGVALPSRAEPGARAETGAREALYRLVEWTAHRYETWLWDRDDAQRARGYLAERGIALEVARTFRLGYAPEGWDHLLSAARAEGFGADALVGAGLVLVRQTGSGHYDRFRGRLIFPIADSQGRVIAFGGRALGGEEPKYLNSPETPLYQKGQTLYALHLARERMAVSRRALLVEGYIDCLMAHQHGFGETVAVLGTALTPHHLGLLRRYADEVVLFFDADRAGIDAARRAEELLEHSADPHWWALDRKPNTLAKSGLRLKVATLSAGHDPDTFLRQEGREAFEARCAAARNLLLFAIDRIFAEEDTTSPRGKTTGVARIALLLSKVQDADEAIELGREAARRLGIDPSDLWNQAQRLGAAVRRPVPPAAPGAPPAPPGSFERDLVQLLVQVPEARTELAPLANPQDLAHAALRAILVGLEAHPDASPAALVQQLPGEPERALLSRLLVEERTWPDPVATLIDDLRRRLERRRHLRRIREISQAIAQVQAAGGTGVEDLQLALQGEARRVRELSTDPSAPKSQFREDVRP
- a CDS encoding endonuclease MutS2, yielding MTPGDVLGWEAFRAFLARFAVTPLGRERALVLAPSDTLTVIQAALQETGETRAALTCEGDPPWDGVSDIRPALAEAAPDGAALEGAALVALGRTLAAAERLHDYGRRVAHVAPTISERCRRVPACPDLAAALAHDLDAEGRLLDRASPRLRTIRRQIATLRAELQARLEGLLDRPTVAPALQERYITVRNGRYVLPVRGDARRAIRGIVHDRSGSGATLFIEPEEVIELNNQLTQRGLEERDEEARLLRELTRRVCRHLGELDLTVEGLATVDLAFARAGLAERLGATAPEVQDGGDLDLRGARHPLLVLQQWEGGSPVVPVDVRVPAERPGLLITGPNAGGKTVALETAGLLVLMAQAGCHLPVEPGSRLPLCDRVFAVIGDDQSLAQNLSTFSSFVRQLRDILDAATSRSLVLLDELGAGTDPAEGAALGAALVEALLDRGARVIATTHLEPLKVFAQLEPRLENASVAFDAERLAPTFRLEYGRPGPSYALTIGERLGLPSTVIARSRAHLSEASRRIETLLADLATREREAETRVADAARREAEAAAALDHARRALAQAEAEAAGVRRSAHAEARALLGDARRRVGQELDRLKTEEATRRRAQEAYHRLRSAEAELPAPPTEPAEASRVDAEPGEVRLRGLGLRGRIVAEDAGLVTVQAGSLTVRVPRSEVESAPAARGRARTPAISVPERHDVPRELHLLGWTTDEARVAVEKFLDDAVLAGHDTVRVVHGKGTGALKRAVEACLRAHPLVSAFRAGRPGEGGAGATVVELVEGRRD
- the rpsU gene encoding 30S ribosomal protein S21, whose translation is MTKVIVEPDESFESALKRFKKQCEKAGLLSELKKRQHYEKPSVRRKRKALAARKKAKRRERYSD